The following proteins come from a genomic window of Andrena cerasifolii isolate SP2316 chromosome 6, iyAndCera1_principal, whole genome shotgun sequence:
- the LOC143369770 gene encoding uncharacterized protein LOC143369770 isoform X1, with the protein MSRPILSRPRTRVYGCNYDKGESYYKPMVDHLDRKYSSRPLFSEPRTSLADEIAARRNDIGSRDLSDPRNSSFGRDLDLELDSPIRTPQLPLSSLATDTLFPENEEIVYDSRGQRSRRRFAENFANDVAATTHQLKTKLASMNLEDEVDVALGKSRRMRQEPDLLETTLNSRRDMQDMKSAIEEAESTFKRRSKLADEIDHISDSKSTLTKWSKLINDDENLLPVSAAATRAKQTKARLNDLESEMEELAERQAKRERRAAALRALINENATETENIQQQSILSKKVSVRERSEKHVAF; encoded by the exons ATGTCGAGGCCAATCCTCAGCAGGCCGCGCACGCGTGTCTATGGGTGCAACTACGATAAAGGAGAATCGTACTATAAGCCAATGGTTGATCATTTAGATCGGAAATACAGCTCCCGACCGCTTTTCTCCGAACCAAGAACTTCGTTAGCCGATGAGATCGCGGCCCGTCGAAATGACATCG GCTCGCGTGACCTCTCCGATCCTCGCAACAGTTCCTTTGGCCGTGACCTTGACCTTGAACTAGATTCCCCGATTCGCACCCCTCAATTACCACTCAGTTCCCTGGCCACCGACACGTTGTTCCCTGAAAACGAGGAGATCGTCTACGACAGCCGTGGCCAGCGGAGTCGACGTCGATttgctgaaaatttcgccaacgATGTAGCCGCGACAACGCACCAGCTCAAAACGAAATTGGCATCGATGAACTTGGAAGACGAAGTCGACGTCGCGCTGGGAAAATCACGGCGTATGCGCCAGGAGCCGGATCTTCTGGAAACCACTCTGAACTCGAGAAGAGACATGCAAGACATGAAGTCAGCAATCGAGGAAGCGGAATCTACATTCAAAAGACGTTCAAAGCTTGCCGATGAAATCGATCATATTAGCGACAGTAAATCGACACTTACAAAGTGGTCGAAATTAATTAACGATGACGAGAATTTGCTACCGGTCAGCGCTGCCGCGACTAGAGCCAAACAAACCAAAGCTCGTTTAAATGACTTGGAATCTGAAATGGAAGAACTTGCTGAGAGACAAGCGAAGAGGGAACGTAGAGCAGCTGCGCTTAGAGCGCTAATTAACGAAAACGCCACTGAAACGGAGAATATTCAACAGCAATCTATTCTTAGCAAGAAGGTTTCCGTTCGCGAACGTTCTGAAAAGCACGTCGCCTTCTAA